Proteins encoded together in one Camelus dromedarius isolate mCamDro1 chromosome 11, mCamDro1.pat, whole genome shotgun sequence window:
- the RAPGEF3 gene encoding rap guanine nucleotide exchange factor 3 isoform X3, with protein MGSWPWGWGSIPGAKPWESARCCWMKVPCVMDRDTQFYRFPGPEPEPAGTHELEEELVEALALLSQRGPDALLTVALRKPPGQRTDEELDLIFEELLHIKAVAHLSNSVKRELAAVLLFEPHSKAGTVLFSQGDKGTSWYIIWKGSVNVVTHGKGLVTTLHEGDDFGQLALVNDAPRAATIILREDNCHFLRVDKQDFNRIIKDVEAKTMRLEEHGKVVLVLERNSQGAGPSRPPTPGRNRYTVMSGTPEKILELLLEAMRPDSSAHDPTETFLSDFLLTHTVFMPSTQLCAALLHHFHAEPAGGNEQECSTYVCNKRQQILRLVSQWVALYGPMLHTDPVATSFLQKLSELVSRDARLSNLLREQWPERRRHHRLENGCGNASPQMKARNMPVWLPSQDEPLPSSNCAIRVGDKVPYDICRPDHSVLTLQLPVTASVREVMAALAQEDGWTKGQVLVKVNSAGDAIGLQPDARGVATSLGLNERLFVVNPQEVHKLTPHPEQLGPTVGSAEGLDLVSTKDLAGQLTDHDWNLFNSIHQVELIHYVLGPQHLRDVTTANLERFMRRFNELQYWVATELCLCPVPGLRAQLLRKFIKLAAHLKEQKNLNSFFAIMFGLSNSAISRLAHTWERLPHKVRKLYSALERLLDPSWNHRVYRLALTKLSPPVIPFMPLLLKDMTFIHEGNHTLVENLINFEKMRMMARAARMLHHCRSHSNVPLSPLRSRVSHLHEDSQATRISTCSEQSLITRSPGSTWASIQQLKVIDNQRELSRLSRELEP; from the exons ATGGGATcttggccctggggctgggggtccaTTCCCGGAGCCAAGCCGTGGGAATCTGCCAGGTGCTGCTGGATGAAGGTGCCCTGTGTCATG GACCGAGATACCCAATTCTACCGTTTCCCCGGGCCGGAGCCAGAGCCCGCGGGCACCCATGAGCTGGAGGAGGAGTTGGTCGAGGCTCTGGCCCTGCTCTCCCAGCGGGGGCCTGATGCCCTGCTCACCGTGGCACTTCGAAAGCC CCCAGGTCAGCGCACAGATGAGGAGCTGGACCTCATCTTTGAGGAGCTGCTGCACATCAAGGCCGTGGCCCACCTCTCCAACTCG gTGAAGCGGGAATTAGCCGCAGTTCTGCTCTTTGAACCGCACAGCAAGGCAGGGACCGTGT TGTTCAGCCAAGGGGACAAGGGCACCTCGTGGTACATTATCTGGAAGGGATCTGTCAATGTGGTGACCCATGGCAAG GGGCTGGTGACCACACTGCACGAGGGAGATGACTTTGGACAGCTGGCTCTGGTGAATGACGCACCCCGGGCAGCCACCATCATCCTGCGAGAAGACAACTGTCATTTTCTCCGCGTGGACAAGCAGGACTTCAACCGTATCATCAAG GATGTGGAAGCAAAGACCATGAGGCTGGAAGAACATGGCAAAGTGGTGCTGGTGCTAGAGAGAAACTCTCAGGGTGCTGGCCCTTCTcgtcccccaaccccaggcaggAACCG GTATACGGTGATGTCTGGCACCCCAGAGAAGATCTTAGAACTGCTACTGGAGGCCATGCGGCCTGATTCCAGTGCTCATGATCCAACAG AGACATTCCTCAGCGACTTCCTCCTGACCCACACCGTCTTCATGCCCAGCACTCAGCTCTGCGCTGCCCTCCTGCACCA CTTCCACGCGGAGCCCGCGGGAGGCAATGAGCAGGAGTGCAGCACCTATGTCTGCAACAAGAGGCAGCAGATCCTGCGGCTGGTCAGCCAGTGGGTGGCCCTGTACGGCCCCATGCTCCACACTGACCCTGTGGCCACCAGCTTTCTCCAG AAACTGTCAGAGCTGGTGAGCAGGGACGCCCGGCTTAGCAACCTGCTGCGGGAGCAGTGGCCCGAGAGGCGGCGACACCACAG GTTGGAAAACGGCTGTGGGAACGCATCTCCTCAGATGAAG GCCCGGAACATGCCTGTTTGGCTCCCCAGCCAGGACGAACCCCTCCCCAGCAGCAACTGTGCCATTCGCGTTGGGGACAAAG TCCCCTATGACATCTGCCGGCCAGACCACTCGGTGTTGACCCTGCAGCTGCCTGTGACGGCCTCGGTGAGAGAGGTGATGGCGGCGTTGGCCCAGGAGGATGGCTGGACCAAGGGACAGGTGCTGGTGAAGGTCAACTCTGCAGGTG ATGCCATTGGCCTGCAGCCAGATGCCCGTGGTGTGGCCACATCCCTGGGGCTCAACGAGCGGCTCTTTGTTGTCAACCCACAGGAAGTGCACAAGCTG ACCCCACACCCTGAGCAGCTGGGGCCCACTGTGGGCTCTGCTGAGGGGCTGGACCTGGTGAGCACCAAGGACCTGGCGGGCCAGCTGACGGACCACGACTGGAACCTCTTCAACAGCATCCACCAG GTGGAGCTGATCCACTACGTGCTGGGCCCCCAGCACCTGCGGGACGTCACCACTGCCAACCTGGAACGCTTCATGCGCCGCTTCAATGAGCTGCAGTACTGGGTGGCCACGGAGCTGTGTCTCTGCCCTGTGCCAGGCCTGCGGGCCCAGCTGCTCAGGAAGTTCATCAAGCTGGCGGCCCA CCTCAAGGAGCAAAAGAATCTCAATTCCTTCTTTGCCATCATGTTTGGCCTCAGCAACTCGGCCATCAGCCGCCTGGCCCATACCTGGGAG CGGCTGCCCCACAAGGTCCGGAAGCTGTACTCGGCCCTGGAGAGGCTGCTG GACCCCTCATGGAACCACCGAGTGTACCGACTGGCCCTCACCAAGCTGTCCCCTCCTGTCATCCCCTTCATGCCCCTTCTTCTCAAAG ACATGACCTTCATCCATGAGGGAAACCACACCCTGGTGGAGAATCTCATCAACTTTGAGAAGATG AGAATGATGGCCAGAGCCGCGCGGATGCTGCACCACTGCCGAAGCCACAGCAATG TGCCTCTGTCACCACTCAGAAGCCGAGTCTCCCACCTGCACGAGGACAGCCAGGCGACGAGGATTTCCACGT GCTCGGAGCAGTCCCTGATCACCCGGAGTCCAGGCAGCACCTGGGCTTCCATCCAGCAGCTGAAGGTCATCGACAACCAGCGGGAACTGTCCCGCCTGTCCCGGGAGCTGGAGCCGTGA
- the RAPGEF3 gene encoding rap guanine nucleotide exchange factor 3 isoform X1 — protein sequence MKVGWPGESRWQVGLAVEDGSALGAPPVGGLPDVVPEGTLLNMVLRRMHLPRSCSYQLLLEHQRPSRIQGLRWTPLTSSEESLDFSVSLEQASTERVLRAGKQLHRHLLANCPNLIRDRKYHLRLHRQCCSGRELVDGILALGLGVHSRSQAVGICQVLLDEGALCHVKHDWAFQDRDTQFYRFPGPEPEPAGTHELEEELVEALALLSQRGPDALLTVALRKPPGQRTDEELDLIFEELLHIKAVAHLSNSVKRELAAVLLFEPHSKAGTVLFSQGDKGTSWYIIWKGSVNVVTHGKGLVTTLHEGDDFGQLALVNDAPRAATIILREDNCHFLRVDKQDFNRIIKDVEAKTMRLEEHGKVVLVLERNSQGAGPSRPPTPGRNRYTVMSGTPEKILELLLEAMRPDSSAHDPTETFLSDFLLTHTVFMPSTQLCAALLHHFHAEPAGGNEQECSTYVCNKRQQILRLVSQWVALYGPMLHTDPVATSFLQKLSELVSRDARLSNLLREQWPERRRHHRLENGCGNASPQMKARNMPVWLPSQDEPLPSSNCAIRVGDKVPYDICRPDHSVLTLQLPVTASVREVMAALAQEDGWTKGQVLVKVNSAGDAIGLQPDARGVATSLGLNERLFVVNPQEVHKLTPHPEQLGPTVGSAEGLDLVSTKDLAGQLTDHDWNLFNSIHQVELIHYVLGPQHLRDVTTANLERFMRRFNELQYWVATELCLCPVPGLRAQLLRKFIKLAAHLKEQKNLNSFFAIMFGLSNSAISRLAHTWERLPHKVRKLYSALERLLDPSWNHRVYRLALTKLSPPVIPFMPLLLKDMTFIHEGNHTLVENLINFEKMRMMARAARMLHHCRSHSNVPLSPLRSRVSHLHEDSQATRISTCSEQSLITRSPGSTWASIQQLKVIDNQRELSRLSRELEP from the exons aCGCCGCTCACCAGCAGCGAGGAGTCCCTGGATTTCAGCGTGAGCCTGGAGCAG GCCTCCACGGAGCGGGTGCTCAGGGCTGGGAAGCAGCTGCATCGACATCTCCTGGCCAACTGCCCCAACCTCATCCGCGACCGGAAGTACCACCTCAGGCTCCACCG GCAGTGCTGCTCAGGCCGGGAGCTGGTGGATGGGATcttggccctggggctgggggtccaTTCCCGGAGCCAAGCCGTGGGAATCTGCCAGGTGCTGCTGGATGAAGGTGCCCTGTGTCATG TGAAACACGACTGGGCCTTCCAGGACCGAGATACCCAATTCTACCGTTTCCCCGGGCCGGAGCCAGAGCCCGCGGGCACCCATGAGCTGGAGGAGGAGTTGGTCGAGGCTCTGGCCCTGCTCTCCCAGCGGGGGCCTGATGCCCTGCTCACCGTGGCACTTCGAAAGCC CCCAGGTCAGCGCACAGATGAGGAGCTGGACCTCATCTTTGAGGAGCTGCTGCACATCAAGGCCGTGGCCCACCTCTCCAACTCG gTGAAGCGGGAATTAGCCGCAGTTCTGCTCTTTGAACCGCACAGCAAGGCAGGGACCGTGT TGTTCAGCCAAGGGGACAAGGGCACCTCGTGGTACATTATCTGGAAGGGATCTGTCAATGTGGTGACCCATGGCAAG GGGCTGGTGACCACACTGCACGAGGGAGATGACTTTGGACAGCTGGCTCTGGTGAATGACGCACCCCGGGCAGCCACCATCATCCTGCGAGAAGACAACTGTCATTTTCTCCGCGTGGACAAGCAGGACTTCAACCGTATCATCAAG GATGTGGAAGCAAAGACCATGAGGCTGGAAGAACATGGCAAAGTGGTGCTGGTGCTAGAGAGAAACTCTCAGGGTGCTGGCCCTTCTcgtcccccaaccccaggcaggAACCG GTATACGGTGATGTCTGGCACCCCAGAGAAGATCTTAGAACTGCTACTGGAGGCCATGCGGCCTGATTCCAGTGCTCATGATCCAACAG AGACATTCCTCAGCGACTTCCTCCTGACCCACACCGTCTTCATGCCCAGCACTCAGCTCTGCGCTGCCCTCCTGCACCA CTTCCACGCGGAGCCCGCGGGAGGCAATGAGCAGGAGTGCAGCACCTATGTCTGCAACAAGAGGCAGCAGATCCTGCGGCTGGTCAGCCAGTGGGTGGCCCTGTACGGCCCCATGCTCCACACTGACCCTGTGGCCACCAGCTTTCTCCAG AAACTGTCAGAGCTGGTGAGCAGGGACGCCCGGCTTAGCAACCTGCTGCGGGAGCAGTGGCCCGAGAGGCGGCGACACCACAG GTTGGAAAACGGCTGTGGGAACGCATCTCCTCAGATGAAG GCCCGGAACATGCCTGTTTGGCTCCCCAGCCAGGACGAACCCCTCCCCAGCAGCAACTGTGCCATTCGCGTTGGGGACAAAG TCCCCTATGACATCTGCCGGCCAGACCACTCGGTGTTGACCCTGCAGCTGCCTGTGACGGCCTCGGTGAGAGAGGTGATGGCGGCGTTGGCCCAGGAGGATGGCTGGACCAAGGGACAGGTGCTGGTGAAGGTCAACTCTGCAGGTG ATGCCATTGGCCTGCAGCCAGATGCCCGTGGTGTGGCCACATCCCTGGGGCTCAACGAGCGGCTCTTTGTTGTCAACCCACAGGAAGTGCACAAGCTG ACCCCACACCCTGAGCAGCTGGGGCCCACTGTGGGCTCTGCTGAGGGGCTGGACCTGGTGAGCACCAAGGACCTGGCGGGCCAGCTGACGGACCACGACTGGAACCTCTTCAACAGCATCCACCAG GTGGAGCTGATCCACTACGTGCTGGGCCCCCAGCACCTGCGGGACGTCACCACTGCCAACCTGGAACGCTTCATGCGCCGCTTCAATGAGCTGCAGTACTGGGTGGCCACGGAGCTGTGTCTCTGCCCTGTGCCAGGCCTGCGGGCCCAGCTGCTCAGGAAGTTCATCAAGCTGGCGGCCCA CCTCAAGGAGCAAAAGAATCTCAATTCCTTCTTTGCCATCATGTTTGGCCTCAGCAACTCGGCCATCAGCCGCCTGGCCCATACCTGGGAG CGGCTGCCCCACAAGGTCCGGAAGCTGTACTCGGCCCTGGAGAGGCTGCTG GACCCCTCATGGAACCACCGAGTGTACCGACTGGCCCTCACCAAGCTGTCCCCTCCTGTCATCCCCTTCATGCCCCTTCTTCTCAAAG ACATGACCTTCATCCATGAGGGAAACCACACCCTGGTGGAGAATCTCATCAACTTTGAGAAGATG AGAATGATGGCCAGAGCCGCGCGGATGCTGCACCACTGCCGAAGCCACAGCAATG TGCCTCTGTCACCACTCAGAAGCCGAGTCTCCCACCTGCACGAGGACAGCCAGGCGACGAGGATTTCCACGT GCTCGGAGCAGTCCCTGATCACCCGGAGTCCAGGCAGCACCTGGGCTTCCATCCAGCAGCTGAAGGTCATCGACAACCAGCGGGAACTGTCCCGCCTGTCCCGGGAGCTGGAGCCGTGA
- the RAPGEF3 gene encoding rap guanine nucleotide exchange factor 3 isoform X2, with protein sequence MVLRRMHLPRSCSYQLLLEHQRPSRIQGLRWTPLTSSEESLDFSVSLEQASTERVLRAGKQLHRHLLANCPNLIRDRKYHLRLHRQCCSGRELVDGILALGLGVHSRSQAVGICQVLLDEGALCHVKHDWAFQDRDTQFYRFPGPEPEPAGTHELEEELVEALALLSQRGPDALLTVALRKPPGQRTDEELDLIFEELLHIKAVAHLSNSVKRELAAVLLFEPHSKAGTVLFSQGDKGTSWYIIWKGSVNVVTHGKGLVTTLHEGDDFGQLALVNDAPRAATIILREDNCHFLRVDKQDFNRIIKDVEAKTMRLEEHGKVVLVLERNSQGAGPSRPPTPGRNRYTVMSGTPEKILELLLEAMRPDSSAHDPTETFLSDFLLTHTVFMPSTQLCAALLHHFHAEPAGGNEQECSTYVCNKRQQILRLVSQWVALYGPMLHTDPVATSFLQKLSELVSRDARLSNLLREQWPERRRHHRLENGCGNASPQMKARNMPVWLPSQDEPLPSSNCAIRVGDKVPYDICRPDHSVLTLQLPVTASVREVMAALAQEDGWTKGQVLVKVNSAGDAIGLQPDARGVATSLGLNERLFVVNPQEVHKLTPHPEQLGPTVGSAEGLDLVSTKDLAGQLTDHDWNLFNSIHQVELIHYVLGPQHLRDVTTANLERFMRRFNELQYWVATELCLCPVPGLRAQLLRKFIKLAAHLKEQKNLNSFFAIMFGLSNSAISRLAHTWERLPHKVRKLYSALERLLDPSWNHRVYRLALTKLSPPVIPFMPLLLKDMTFIHEGNHTLVENLINFEKMRMMARAARMLHHCRSHSNVPLSPLRSRVSHLHEDSQATRISTCSEQSLITRSPGSTWASIQQLKVIDNQRELSRLSRELEP encoded by the exons aCGCCGCTCACCAGCAGCGAGGAGTCCCTGGATTTCAGCGTGAGCCTGGAGCAG GCCTCCACGGAGCGGGTGCTCAGGGCTGGGAAGCAGCTGCATCGACATCTCCTGGCCAACTGCCCCAACCTCATCCGCGACCGGAAGTACCACCTCAGGCTCCACCG GCAGTGCTGCTCAGGCCGGGAGCTGGTGGATGGGATcttggccctggggctgggggtccaTTCCCGGAGCCAAGCCGTGGGAATCTGCCAGGTGCTGCTGGATGAAGGTGCCCTGTGTCATG TGAAACACGACTGGGCCTTCCAGGACCGAGATACCCAATTCTACCGTTTCCCCGGGCCGGAGCCAGAGCCCGCGGGCACCCATGAGCTGGAGGAGGAGTTGGTCGAGGCTCTGGCCCTGCTCTCCCAGCGGGGGCCTGATGCCCTGCTCACCGTGGCACTTCGAAAGCC CCCAGGTCAGCGCACAGATGAGGAGCTGGACCTCATCTTTGAGGAGCTGCTGCACATCAAGGCCGTGGCCCACCTCTCCAACTCG gTGAAGCGGGAATTAGCCGCAGTTCTGCTCTTTGAACCGCACAGCAAGGCAGGGACCGTGT TGTTCAGCCAAGGGGACAAGGGCACCTCGTGGTACATTATCTGGAAGGGATCTGTCAATGTGGTGACCCATGGCAAG GGGCTGGTGACCACACTGCACGAGGGAGATGACTTTGGACAGCTGGCTCTGGTGAATGACGCACCCCGGGCAGCCACCATCATCCTGCGAGAAGACAACTGTCATTTTCTCCGCGTGGACAAGCAGGACTTCAACCGTATCATCAAG GATGTGGAAGCAAAGACCATGAGGCTGGAAGAACATGGCAAAGTGGTGCTGGTGCTAGAGAGAAACTCTCAGGGTGCTGGCCCTTCTcgtcccccaaccccaggcaggAACCG GTATACGGTGATGTCTGGCACCCCAGAGAAGATCTTAGAACTGCTACTGGAGGCCATGCGGCCTGATTCCAGTGCTCATGATCCAACAG AGACATTCCTCAGCGACTTCCTCCTGACCCACACCGTCTTCATGCCCAGCACTCAGCTCTGCGCTGCCCTCCTGCACCA CTTCCACGCGGAGCCCGCGGGAGGCAATGAGCAGGAGTGCAGCACCTATGTCTGCAACAAGAGGCAGCAGATCCTGCGGCTGGTCAGCCAGTGGGTGGCCCTGTACGGCCCCATGCTCCACACTGACCCTGTGGCCACCAGCTTTCTCCAG AAACTGTCAGAGCTGGTGAGCAGGGACGCCCGGCTTAGCAACCTGCTGCGGGAGCAGTGGCCCGAGAGGCGGCGACACCACAG GTTGGAAAACGGCTGTGGGAACGCATCTCCTCAGATGAAG GCCCGGAACATGCCTGTTTGGCTCCCCAGCCAGGACGAACCCCTCCCCAGCAGCAACTGTGCCATTCGCGTTGGGGACAAAG TCCCCTATGACATCTGCCGGCCAGACCACTCGGTGTTGACCCTGCAGCTGCCTGTGACGGCCTCGGTGAGAGAGGTGATGGCGGCGTTGGCCCAGGAGGATGGCTGGACCAAGGGACAGGTGCTGGTGAAGGTCAACTCTGCAGGTG ATGCCATTGGCCTGCAGCCAGATGCCCGTGGTGTGGCCACATCCCTGGGGCTCAACGAGCGGCTCTTTGTTGTCAACCCACAGGAAGTGCACAAGCTG ACCCCACACCCTGAGCAGCTGGGGCCCACTGTGGGCTCTGCTGAGGGGCTGGACCTGGTGAGCACCAAGGACCTGGCGGGCCAGCTGACGGACCACGACTGGAACCTCTTCAACAGCATCCACCAG GTGGAGCTGATCCACTACGTGCTGGGCCCCCAGCACCTGCGGGACGTCACCACTGCCAACCTGGAACGCTTCATGCGCCGCTTCAATGAGCTGCAGTACTGGGTGGCCACGGAGCTGTGTCTCTGCCCTGTGCCAGGCCTGCGGGCCCAGCTGCTCAGGAAGTTCATCAAGCTGGCGGCCCA CCTCAAGGAGCAAAAGAATCTCAATTCCTTCTTTGCCATCATGTTTGGCCTCAGCAACTCGGCCATCAGCCGCCTGGCCCATACCTGGGAG CGGCTGCCCCACAAGGTCCGGAAGCTGTACTCGGCCCTGGAGAGGCTGCTG GACCCCTCATGGAACCACCGAGTGTACCGACTGGCCCTCACCAAGCTGTCCCCTCCTGTCATCCCCTTCATGCCCCTTCTTCTCAAAG ACATGACCTTCATCCATGAGGGAAACCACACCCTGGTGGAGAATCTCATCAACTTTGAGAAGATG AGAATGATGGCCAGAGCCGCGCGGATGCTGCACCACTGCCGAAGCCACAGCAATG TGCCTCTGTCACCACTCAGAAGCCGAGTCTCCCACCTGCACGAGGACAGCCAGGCGACGAGGATTTCCACGT GCTCGGAGCAGTCCCTGATCACCCGGAGTCCAGGCAGCACCTGGGCTTCCATCCAGCAGCTGAAGGTCATCGACAACCAGCGGGAACTGTCCCGCCTGTCCCGGGAGCTGGAGCCGTGA